In Maridesulfovibrio sp., the following proteins share a genomic window:
- a CDS encoding UvrD-helicase domain-containing protein: MLKQVKASAGSGKTYELTARFLSLLAGAQEEDSIPVCKSSQGKGYCWPEIMAVTFTNKAAAEMKERVIRSLKNRALDIQGDGLGADWKPQEAKRQLIPILQRYNRLNIRTIDSLLNLLVRIFALELGLNPEFELLFEPQALFEPNFNKFLAQCEEGDLRRKELLDDAVDSLVLKEEKQGFWLAEQMRMRLLSILTHVIDHPAERLTDQEEIAGLLQVEYDAFQKAVRDISGVIDTDKLAASAHLNKYLAHAATIDFMDLPKESTMLAKDSFEDCVNKKSKGDINSYHEKIYAELKKAHEIYRDKATILRGAYALAPFVRIVEEIRADIIEYQTRNGMLLSADLPKVASYVLQGESALPDAFCRMGSRLHHLLIDEFQDTSLAQWQAMIPLAMECLSKAGSLFYVGDVKQAIYSWRGGRSELFDEVGEEPELNMLSEFIPANLDYNWRSLEHVIGFNNEFFDALADYDLALELSEKLYPNGPQDQQIELAQRISHSFYEASQQLPPNQDRAGGYVRLQRIFASSAAEIVEETRRNFDQLMEELLPRREYRDICVLVRSNGHAQLICDWLVEKSIPVITENSLQLDRHPIVRQMVSLLKFLDYPQDDLAFLEFICGQEIFGTISGIAHEDLFEWLAGRDKGPLYRRFSEQYPDFWNTHISPFIRKSGLMTPYDLASEMVSRFKLIEHYPLDELYIRRFLEVVHLAEEKRGTSLAAFLDFWELSSAEEKVPLPESVNAVRIMTIHKSKGLEFPVIVVPFHNWSVSGPDASLADIEVDGQTMLTPMSSALGDIYYENRTRMFSEQLNLLYVAWTRAGQELYGFLPSEKTRGVTPALTAIDLILEDRFNDLGLLEYGLKPQATEPEPEVTEIITQKQCDDFCTQEDAASSLQEPELMAWLPRLRVYRHNLEDYSYDARMRGELAHNAMENLILTGNDAADCRRSAEAAFAKFPAVTEEEDVLVPQVTEMALWALSEPDIRTAIEHGRPEVAIMDAKGETHRADLLLLEEKQALVVEYKTGQPSPENEKQVKRYLKLLREMYGDKKELRGLLVYLDGKFTREINL, translated from the coding sequence ATGCTCAAACAAGTAAAAGCTTCAGCCGGGTCAGGTAAGACATACGAACTTACGGCCCGCTTCTTATCTCTTTTAGCCGGAGCACAGGAAGAGGATTCTATCCCTGTATGCAAAAGCTCACAGGGCAAGGGATACTGCTGGCCAGAAATCATGGCTGTAACATTCACCAACAAAGCCGCAGCCGAAATGAAGGAACGCGTTATCCGTTCGCTGAAAAACCGTGCTCTTGATATTCAAGGAGACGGACTTGGCGCGGACTGGAAACCGCAGGAAGCCAAAAGACAGCTCATCCCGATCCTTCAACGCTACAACCGATTGAACATTCGTACCATCGACAGTTTGCTTAACCTGCTGGTGCGCATCTTCGCACTTGAGCTGGGCCTTAACCCTGAATTCGAACTTCTCTTTGAACCGCAGGCTCTGTTCGAGCCGAACTTCAACAAATTTCTGGCCCAATGCGAAGAAGGCGACCTGCGGCGCAAGGAACTTCTGGATGATGCTGTGGACAGCCTTGTGCTCAAAGAAGAGAAACAGGGGTTCTGGCTTGCTGAACAAATGCGCATGCGGCTGCTATCCATACTGACCCACGTTATCGACCATCCTGCGGAACGCCTTACCGATCAGGAAGAAATCGCCGGATTGCTGCAAGTTGAGTACGATGCTTTCCAGAAAGCGGTGCGTGATATCTCCGGGGTAATTGATACGGACAAGCTGGCTGCTTCGGCACACCTGAATAAATACCTTGCCCATGCCGCGACTATTGATTTTATGGACCTGCCCAAAGAATCGACCATGCTCGCCAAAGACAGCTTCGAGGATTGCGTAAATAAAAAATCCAAGGGTGATATCAATAGCTACCACGAAAAAATTTACGCCGAGCTTAAAAAGGCTCATGAGATCTACCGCGATAAAGCGACTATTCTGCGCGGGGCGTACGCACTGGCACCGTTCGTGCGCATTGTAGAGGAAATACGCGCCGATATTATCGAATACCAGACCCGCAACGGCATGTTGCTCAGTGCAGACCTGCCCAAGGTTGCCAGCTATGTGCTGCAAGGCGAAAGCGCGCTGCCCGATGCCTTCTGCCGCATGGGTTCACGCTTGCATCACCTGCTTATCGATGAATTTCAGGACACCAGCCTCGCCCAGTGGCAGGCCATGATTCCGCTGGCTATGGAATGCTTGTCCAAAGCGGGCAGCCTCTTCTACGTGGGCGATGTCAAGCAGGCCATTTACAGTTGGCGAGGCGGACGTTCAGAACTTTTCGATGAAGTTGGCGAAGAGCCGGAACTTAATATGCTTTCCGAGTTTATCCCGGCCAATCTGGATTACAACTGGCGCAGCCTTGAGCATGTCATTGGATTCAACAACGAATTCTTTGATGCACTGGCGGATTACGACCTCGCTCTGGAACTTTCGGAAAAGCTTTACCCCAATGGCCCGCAGGATCAGCAGATTGAACTGGCCCAGCGCATTTCCCATTCATTTTATGAAGCATCGCAACAACTGCCGCCCAATCAGGACCGCGCCGGTGGATACGTAAGGCTTCAACGCATATTTGCTTCCAGTGCGGCTGAAATTGTGGAAGAAACACGCCGCAACTTTGACCAGCTCATGGAAGAACTGCTACCCCGACGCGAATACCGCGACATTTGCGTGCTGGTCCGCTCCAACGGGCATGCCCAGTTGATATGTGACTGGCTGGTGGAAAAATCCATCCCGGTGATCACCGAAAACAGCCTGCAACTGGATCGCCACCCCATCGTGCGCCAGATGGTTTCGCTGCTTAAATTTCTTGATTACCCGCAGGACGACCTTGCTTTCCTTGAATTCATCTGCGGACAGGAAATATTCGGCACTATATCCGGTATTGCCCATGAAGACCTTTTTGAGTGGCTGGCCGGCCGGGACAAAGGACCGCTGTACCGCCGCTTCTCAGAGCAATACCCGGATTTCTGGAACACCCATATCTCCCCTTTTATCCGCAAGTCGGGCTTAATGACTCCTTACGACCTTGCCAGTGAGATGGTCAGCCGCTTCAAGCTCATCGAGCACTATCCGCTGGATGAATTATACATCCGCCGTTTCCTTGAGGTGGTTCACCTCGCCGAAGAAAAACGGGGCACTTCGCTGGCCGCTTTTCTCGATTTCTGGGAACTCTCCTCCGCCGAAGAGAAAGTCCCACTGCCGGAATCAGTCAATGCGGTACGCATTATGACCATTCACAAATCAAAAGGACTGGAATTTCCGGTCATAGTGGTACCCTTCCACAACTGGTCAGTCTCCGGGCCGGATGCTTCGCTGGCTGATATCGAAGTGGACGGACAAACCATGCTTACGCCCATGAGCAGCGCGCTCGGTGATATCTACTACGAAAACCGGACCCGCATGTTCAGCGAACAGCTAAACCTGCTCTATGTGGCATGGACCCGTGCAGGACAGGAACTGTACGGATTCCTGCCGTCTGAAAAGACACGCGGCGTCACCCCGGCACTGACGGCAATTGACCTTATCCTTGAAGATAGATTCAATGATTTGGGATTGCTGGAGTACGGACTCAAGCCGCAGGCAACAGAGCCGGAGCCGGAAGTAACGGAAATTATCACACAAAAACAGTGTGATGATTTCTGTACGCAGGAAGACGCTGCTTCATCCCTTCAAGAACCGGAACTTATGGCCTGGTTGCCGAGACTGCGAGTCTACCGTCACAACCTTGAAGACTATTCCTACGATGCGCGCATGCGAGGCGAACTGGCCCACAATGCCATGGAGAATCTGATCCTCACCGGTAATGATGCAGCCGACTGCCGGCGCAGTGCCGAAGCCGCTTTCGCCAAGTTCCCGGCAGTGACCGAAGAGGAAGATGTACTCGTTCCGCAGGTAACAGAAATGGCTCTCTGGGCTTTATCCGAACCGGATATCAGGACTGCCATTGAGCATGGCAGACCGGAAGTGGCCATAATGGATGCCAAAGGTGAAACACACCGTGCCGACCTGCTTCTTCTGGAAGAGAAACAGGCACTGGTAGTGGAATACAAAACCGGACAGCCCTCACCGGAGAATGAAAAGCAGGTCAAAAGATACCTGAAGCTGCTGCGTGAAATGTATGGCGATAAAAAAGAATTACGCGGTTTACTGGTATATCTTGACGGCAAATTCACAAGAGAAATCAATTTATGA
- a CDS encoding PD-(D/E)XK nuclease family protein, which translates to MNNKNIQIISWKEDFIENLATTIINDSDGDLSRVTVIVPHHRPARYLKKALAASDQLSKPCILPEIYSFSDFVSSLIPKLTAEFPRKIGKLDQVGLLFDIIEKLRGESTGMLSKMPADLQLFFPWGTRLASLLEDLLRQDIKPRNLTMLQGEVLEWAAALLEELEIIFVRYVEELERRGWTTSGLENRTLVENLGGLDEILQDRKLYLAGFYGVSGVEDMFFRYLWENLGLQVIWHSDPGLAEGRKGHFAVREHRLWLQNWKAQAISDHTAEGSCDLPALKFFEGFDRHSQLSAMRDELCSQKVEGCAVVLPDTSLLLPVMHHLPEQDINISMGYPLERSALNGLLEATLKLQENRNGQNFYWKDILALIRHPYLKMLEVDGDQPLRTIFHQWENALRHGAPYADIKDFVPVYSDDNGNLVDNPEITEELRAEAVRICIDGFKDIETLSELADSLQAMAEMLRRRGGTLWNRYLLDSECLFRLMNEVIPELRESSISNEIFGQSLCFSIFRQLLSSQRVSFEPDPISGMQVLGMLESRLLNFKRTFILDTVDDKLPGTDPYDPLLPDQLRHLLDLPDSRERESVATYNFYRLIMGSKESCIFYQSGVQPGLLDSKSIRSRFVEQLLWEIEQQRKEIITPGEDFPLKAVNFPVGAIVNSPAAIPKEPLQDKLRNLLKFKGLSPSAIDCYVGCPKLFFFRYLSNVRESVSVDTEGDRAGFGDLIHSVLKDFLEPHLHKDICGADLSPNDLQDLFMLRLERDSLYTNLAYDIKKSLEQAGKNRLALFLKNLKPTRIVELESDSQAELEIDDFKVRIHGRVDRVDERGAERHVLDYKTGRLHLPRRSFWEDEQIWGPVLDDPQAIHHDGTIFLEMIKNSADSLQLPLYLLMDHHTSGEIPRQAALVELLTDGREMGLFDSKTSDEDREEIIETKIPALTRLIINNMLVESDFKPIRSNMCQWCAYREACGS; encoded by the coding sequence ATGAATAATAAAAATATACAGATAATATCGTGGAAAGAGGATTTCATTGAAAACCTTGCCACTACTATAATTAACGATTCAGACGGGGACTTAAGCCGGGTTACGGTTATTGTCCCGCACCACCGTCCGGCGCGTTATTTGAAGAAAGCGCTTGCTGCATCGGACCAGCTTTCCAAACCGTGCATTCTGCCGGAGATCTATTCTTTTTCAGACTTTGTCTCTTCGTTAATCCCGAAACTGACCGCAGAATTCCCGCGCAAAATCGGCAAGCTGGATCAAGTAGGCCTGCTCTTTGATATTATTGAAAAGCTGCGCGGAGAATCCACTGGAATGCTGTCAAAGATGCCTGCGGACCTGCAATTGTTTTTCCCATGGGGAACACGGCTTGCTTCGCTGCTGGAAGACCTGTTGCGTCAGGACATCAAACCGCGCAACCTGACCATGTTGCAGGGCGAAGTGCTTGAATGGGCAGCCGCCCTGCTGGAAGAGCTGGAAATAATTTTCGTACGCTACGTGGAAGAGCTTGAAAGACGCGGCTGGACCACATCCGGTTTGGAAAACCGCACTCTGGTGGAAAATCTCGGCGGCCTTGATGAAATCCTGCAAGACCGCAAACTTTATCTCGCGGGGTTCTACGGCGTCAGCGGTGTGGAAGACATGTTCTTCCGCTACCTGTGGGAAAACCTCGGACTGCAAGTTATCTGGCACAGTGATCCCGGGCTGGCTGAGGGGCGCAAGGGACATTTCGCCGTGCGTGAACACCGCCTATGGTTACAGAATTGGAAAGCCCAAGCGATTTCAGATCATACCGCCGAGGGTAGCTGCGACCTTCCAGCACTGAAATTTTTTGAAGGCTTCGACCGCCATTCCCAGTTATCAGCCATGCGCGACGAACTCTGCTCGCAAAAAGTGGAAGGATGCGCTGTAGTCCTGCCGGACACATCTCTGCTGCTCCCGGTCATGCATCACCTGCCGGAACAGGACATCAACATCAGTATGGGCTACCCGCTTGAGCGCTCTGCACTGAACGGTCTGCTTGAAGCCACCCTCAAACTTCAGGAAAACCGTAACGGCCAGAACTTCTACTGGAAGGATATCCTAGCCCTTATCCGCCACCCCTACCTAAAAATGCTTGAAGTGGACGGCGACCAGCCCCTGCGAACAATTTTCCACCAATGGGAAAATGCGCTGCGCCACGGTGCACCCTATGCGGATATAAAAGATTTTGTCCCGGTCTACAGCGACGACAATGGTAATCTGGTCGATAATCCTGAGATTACGGAAGAGCTGCGCGCAGAAGCAGTACGGATCTGCATTGACGGATTCAAGGATATCGAAACTCTTTCAGAGCTTGCGGACAGTCTGCAGGCCATGGCTGAAATGCTGCGCCGGCGTGGTGGAACGCTCTGGAACCGCTACCTGCTGGACTCTGAATGTCTGTTCCGGCTTATGAATGAAGTTATCCCTGAACTGCGTGAAAGCTCGATCAGCAATGAAATTTTCGGGCAGTCACTCTGCTTTTCCATTTTCCGCCAACTGCTTTCATCACAACGTGTATCCTTTGAGCCGGACCCCATTTCCGGCATGCAGGTACTGGGTATGCTGGAAAGCCGTCTGCTGAATTTCAAGCGCACCTTCATCCTGGATACCGTGGATGATAAACTTCCCGGAACGGATCCCTACGATCCCCTGCTCCCGGACCAGCTGCGCCATCTGCTGGACCTCCCTGATTCACGGGAAAGGGAATCCGTAGCCACCTACAACTTCTACCGCTTGATCATGGGCAGCAAGGAATCCTGCATATTTTACCAAAGCGGTGTGCAGCCGGGATTACTGGATTCAAAATCAATTCGCTCCCGGTTCGTAGAGCAACTGCTCTGGGAAATAGAACAACAGCGCAAGGAAATCATCACTCCGGGAGAAGATTTTCCGCTCAAGGCGGTCAACTTTCCTGTCGGGGCCATCGTCAACAGCCCGGCGGCCATTCCCAAAGAACCGTTGCAGGATAAATTGCGCAACCTTCTAAAATTCAAGGGACTCTCACCTTCTGCGATTGATTGCTACGTGGGCTGCCCAAAACTATTCTTTTTCCGCTACCTTTCCAATGTGCGCGAAAGTGTTAGTGTGGATACAGAAGGCGACCGCGCCGGATTCGGCGACCTGATCCATTCCGTTCTCAAGGACTTTCTTGAACCACACCTGCACAAGGATATTTGTGGTGCGGACTTGAGTCCCAATGATTTACAAGACCTGTTCATGCTCCGGCTGGAAAGGGATTCCCTCTATACCAACCTTGCATATGACATTAAAAAGTCCCTTGAACAGGCCGGGAAAAATAGACTGGCCCTGTTTCTGAAAAATCTTAAGCCGACCAGAATTGTAGAACTTGAATCCGACTCACAGGCCGAACTTGAAATAGACGATTTTAAAGTACGCATTCATGGCCGTGTAGACCGTGTTGATGAGCGGGGCGCCGAACGCCATGTCCTCGATTACAAGACCGGACGGCTGCACCTGCCCCGCCGCTCTTTCTGGGAAGATGAGCAAATATGGGGACCGGTCCTTGATGACCCTCAAGCCATCCATCATGACGGAACCATCTTTCTGGAGATGATCAAGAACAGCGCGGACAGCCTACAGCTGCCACTTTATCTACTCATGGATCATCATACGTCAGGAGAGATACCACGGCAGGCTGCACTGGTTGAACTTCTAACCGATGGCCGTGAAATGGGCTTGTTCGATTCGAAAACCAGTGATGAAGACCGCGAGGAAATAATTGAAACCAAAATTCCGGCGCTGACCAGACTCATCATCAACAACATGCTGGTTGAATCAGATTTTAAACCTATCCGCTCAAATATGTGCCAATGGTGTGCGTACCGAGAAGCGTGCGGAAGCTGA
- the lhgO gene encoding L-2-hydroxyglutarate oxidase, whose translation MKTSEIMICGAGIVGLTVARELVSRGYKDILIIDKETAIAKHASGRNSGVLHAGIYYAPGSLRAVSCLSGNLRMKEYCREKNLPLLETGKVIVARDESELPTLHELYTRATTNGAKVEIIDERRLAEIEPNAKTTKEALFSHYTAVIDPRAVMQSLYNDLDSSGKVSFMLGTKFITAEKNNLIVTDKGEFSCGLFINAAGSYSDQVARSFGFGEGYQLIPFKGIYKKLKKEKAHIIKGSIYPVPNIKNPFLGIHFTRGASGDVYLGPTAIPAFGRENYGILSGLDSEALDIMIRDTILFFKNNKFRSVAFEEPRKYFFKFFFNDAKKLVKTLSPDDIENTSKVGIRPQLVDLKRNELVMDFLVESDKKSVHVLNAISPAFTSSMYFAEMIADKYIH comes from the coding sequence ATGAAAACTTCTGAAATTATGATTTGTGGAGCTGGCATCGTAGGCCTTACTGTGGCTCGGGAACTGGTTTCCAGAGGATATAAAGATATTCTGATCATTGATAAAGAGACTGCAATCGCAAAACATGCGTCCGGCCGCAACAGCGGTGTCCTGCATGCGGGGATATATTACGCTCCGGGAAGTCTGCGTGCGGTTTCATGCCTTTCCGGCAACTTAAGGATGAAAGAATACTGCCGGGAAAAAAATCTGCCACTGCTGGAGACCGGAAAAGTAATTGTCGCACGTGATGAATCAGAACTGCCCACCCTGCACGAGCTCTATACCCGGGCTACGACTAACGGCGCCAAAGTCGAAATTATTGATGAACGACGTCTTGCAGAAATAGAACCCAATGCAAAAACGACCAAAGAAGCACTATTTTCTCACTACACGGCTGTAATAGATCCTCGTGCAGTGATGCAATCACTATATAACGACCTTGATTCCAGCGGCAAAGTCTCTTTTATGTTAGGCACTAAATTCATCACCGCTGAAAAAAATAATCTAATTGTTACCGATAAAGGAGAATTTAGCTGTGGACTTTTTATTAATGCAGCAGGTTCCTACAGCGATCAGGTTGCCCGGTCATTCGGATTTGGAGAAGGCTACCAGCTGATCCCTTTCAAAGGCATCTATAAGAAACTAAAGAAAGAAAAAGCCCATATAATCAAGGGAAGCATATATCCGGTGCCCAACATCAAGAACCCTTTCCTCGGTATTCATTTCACCCGCGGTGCCAGCGGCGATGTATATCTCGGTCCAACGGCGATACCGGCTTTTGGACGCGAGAACTACGGCATCCTCAGCGGATTAGACTCGGAAGCCTTAGACATTATGATTCGCGACACCATCCTCTTCTTTAAAAACAATAAATTCAGGTCTGTTGCATTTGAAGAGCCGCGCAAATACTTTTTTAAATTTTTCTTCAATGATGCCAAAAAACTGGTTAAAACTCTCTCCCCTGACGACATTGAAAACACTTCCAAAGTTGGCATTCGCCCTCAGCTTGTCGATCTGAAACGTAACGAACTCGTCATGGACTTTTTAGTAGAAAGTGATAAAAAGAGTGTGCACGTACTCAACGCTATTTCACCTGCATTCACCAGCTCCATGTATTTCGCTGAAATGATTGCTGACAAATACATACACTAG
- a CDS encoding nitronate monooxygenase family protein: MNLPQLKIGDLVAKVPVIQGGMGVGISLSGLASAVAKEGGIGVIAAAMIGLTNKNGGRDHAKAHIETLAEEIRKAKEMTSGILGVNIMVALSNFADMVTTSVKEGADVIFSGAGLPLDLPKYLHDGAKTKLVPIVSSGRAASIICKKWISKFDYLPDAFVVEGPMAGGHLGFKREQLNDPKFALENILPEVIKAVKPFEEKSGRTIPVIAAGGVYSGEDINKYLHMGAAGVQMGTRFVATHECDADEEFKQAYVNSTKEDMAIIQSPVGLPGRAVKNDFLQAVTDGKKSPFKCPFHCIKSCKVEDSPYCIASALINAQRGKLKNGFAFAGSNAWRTEKIISVKQLFTDLKAEFDRAVAR; encoded by the coding sequence ATGAATCTTCCTCAGCTCAAGATTGGTGATCTGGTTGCAAAGGTGCCCGTCATACAAGGCGGCATGGGTGTGGGAATATCCCTCTCCGGCCTTGCTTCCGCAGTTGCTAAAGAGGGTGGCATCGGCGTTATCGCTGCTGCAATGATCGGTCTTACCAACAAAAATGGTGGTAGAGACCACGCCAAAGCACACATTGAAACTCTGGCCGAAGAAATTCGCAAGGCCAAAGAAATGACTTCCGGTATACTCGGTGTAAACATCATGGTTGCCCTGTCCAACTTCGCGGACATGGTTACAACTTCAGTCAAAGAAGGTGCTGATGTTATCTTTTCCGGTGCCGGCCTTCCGCTTGACCTGCCCAAATACCTGCACGACGGAGCAAAGACCAAACTGGTCCCCATTGTTTCCTCCGGACGCGCAGCATCTATAATCTGCAAAAAATGGATATCCAAATTTGATTACCTGCCTGATGCTTTTGTTGTTGAAGGCCCCATGGCAGGCGGACATCTCGGCTTCAAACGCGAGCAGCTCAATGATCCTAAATTCGCACTGGAAAATATTCTTCCTGAAGTAATCAAAGCTGTTAAACCTTTCGAAGAAAAATCAGGACGCACGATCCCCGTTATCGCGGCGGGCGGTGTATACTCCGGTGAAGACATCAATAAATATCTTCACATGGGTGCAGCCGGGGTTCAGATGGGAACCCGCTTTGTTGCCACCCACGAATGCGATGCTGATGAAGAATTCAAACAGGCTTATGTTAACTCCACCAAGGAAGACATGGCCATCATTCAGAGTCCCGTAGGACTCCCCGGCAGAGCCGTCAAGAACGACTTCCTGCAAGCGGTCACTGATGGCAAAAAGTCCCCCTTCAAATGCCCGTTCCATTGCATTAAGAGCTGCAAAGTTGAAGACAGCCCGTACTGCATTGCCTCTGCACTGATCAATGCGCAGCGCGGTAAACTGAAAAACGGTTTTGCTTTTGCCGGTTCCAACGCCTGGAGAACGGAAAAAATCATTTCAGTAAAACAGCTCTTCACCGACCTTAAAGCGGAATTTGACCGTGCTGTTGCACGCTAA
- the xerC gene encoding tyrosine recombinase XerC: MSSTAGNPKELPEPVLVFMTYLDVEKRSSAATLRSYEKDLAQFEEFLEGRKVTLASPENITPDHVRGFLAKLHAKRLAKSTLSRKLSSLRSFFKYMSKHRFIPKDPMIGIRNPKQEIRHPRSLNVDQAVNLMDAHVGDEPADKRDLALAEMLYGSGLRVSEAITIDLFDVDTSSGVVRISGKGNKERLSPMSDAARKAVDDYLKVRAELGPSLEEQALFVGNRGGRLNRRQVNRILARMAEGAGLHEGVHPHMLRHSFASHMLQSGADMRSVQELLGHEHLSTTQRYTHLNLQQIMNVYDKAHPLAGSQAPGGGKNEEE, translated from the coding sequence ATGTCCTCGACCGCAGGCAATCCTAAAGAACTGCCCGAACCTGTTCTGGTCTTCATGACCTATCTTGATGTGGAGAAACGCTCTTCCGCTGCTACGCTCCGGTCTTATGAAAAGGACCTCGCTCAATTTGAAGAATTTCTTGAGGGACGCAAAGTCACTCTCGCCTCTCCCGAAAATATCACACCGGACCATGTGCGCGGATTTCTTGCCAAGCTGCATGCCAAGCGACTGGCAAAATCAACCCTGTCCCGCAAGCTTTCTTCTCTGCGTTCTTTTTTCAAATACATGAGCAAGCATAGGTTCATTCCGAAAGATCCTATGATAGGCATCCGCAATCCAAAGCAGGAGATCCGCCATCCACGTTCGTTAAATGTGGATCAGGCTGTGAACCTGATGGATGCGCATGTCGGTGATGAGCCTGCCGATAAACGCGATCTGGCACTGGCAGAGATGCTCTATGGTTCCGGATTAAGGGTAAGTGAAGCAATTACTATTGATTTGTTTGATGTTGATACATCCAGCGGGGTCGTCCGTATTTCCGGTAAAGGGAATAAGGAACGGCTTTCTCCTATGAGTGATGCGGCGCGTAAGGCGGTGGATGATTATCTTAAAGTACGGGCCGAGCTGGGGCCGTCACTTGAAGAACAGGCTCTTTTCGTGGGAAATCGCGGTGGACGCTTGAACCGCAGGCAGGTGAACCGTATCCTCGCCCGAATGGCCGAAGGTGCCGGGCTGCATGAGGGGGTGCATCCGCATATGTTGCGGCACAGTTTTGCTTCGCACATGCTGCAATCAGGTGCCGATATGCGTTCGGTGCAGGAACTTTTGGGGCATGAACACTTGAGCACCACTCAGCGTTACACGCATCTTAATTTGCAGCAGATAATGAATGTTTACGATAAAGCCCATCCTCTGGCAGGGAGTCAGGCTCCGGGTGGTGGAAAAAATGAGGAAGAATAG
- a CDS encoding GGDEF domain-containing response regulator encodes MNKDHCLLGLIKHKAILVSPDNSLRDLLFEIWPKDVLEFTCYPEARGAVEELFNNPPDLLIVDSRVEDVPAQELARLVKSENVYRQLPVIICLDDADLQNSWDWNKVEVDDFLVRPFFLPVVRERVNLTLCRALRALDANPLSKLPGNTSIIQKIQNLIDRKQDFALAYCDLDYFKSFNDKYGFSRGDEVLMMSARIIVNTVRSFAGEQTFVGHVGGDDFVVITSPDIIEEVCQRIIFSFDGIVPNFYDLEDRQRKSIVSKDRQGNIQTFPLMAISIAVVFNLNGRMKHFGEASAIAMNLKKKAKENPKSCYVLDRRQS; translated from the coding sequence ATGAATAAGGATCATTGCCTCCTGGGGCTTATAAAACACAAAGCCATTCTAGTCTCGCCGGACAATTCCCTGCGTGACCTTCTTTTCGAGATTTGGCCTAAAGATGTGCTGGAGTTCACCTGCTATCCTGAAGCGAGAGGGGCTGTAGAGGAGTTGTTCAACAATCCGCCGGACCTGCTTATCGTGGATAGCCGGGTGGAGGATGTTCCGGCGCAGGAGTTGGCCCGGTTGGTTAAAAGTGAGAATGTCTACCGCCAGCTCCCGGTCATTATCTGCCTTGATGATGCAGACTTACAGAATTCATGGGACTGGAACAAGGTTGAAGTTGATGATTTTCTGGTCCGTCCGTTTTTCCTTCCCGTTGTTCGGGAAAGGGTAAATCTTACACTATGCCGTGCCTTGCGGGCCCTTGACGCGAACCCTCTTTCCAAACTTCCCGGCAACACTTCCATTATTCAGAAGATTCAGAACCTTATTGACCGCAAGCAGGATTTCGCTCTGGCTTATTGCGATCTGGATTATTTCAAGTCATTTAACGATAAGTACGGTTTTTCACGTGGTGACGAAGTGCTGATGATGAGTGCACGTATCATTGTCAACACCGTGCGTAGTTTTGCCGGGGAACAGACTTTCGTCGGTCATGTGGGAGGTGATGACTTTGTTGTGATTACTTCCCCGGATATAATTGAAGAAGTCTGCCAGCGGATCATTTTTTCTTTCGACGGTATTGTCCCCAATTTTTATGATCTGGAAGACAGACAGCGTAAATCAATTGTTTCCAAAGACCGTCAGGGTAATATTCAGACTTTTCCGTTGATGGCGATTTCGATTGCTGTTGTATTCAATCTTAACGGCAGGATGAAACACTTTGGCGAGGCTTCAGCCATTGCCATGAATTTAAAGAAAAAAGCAAAGGAAAATCCTAAGAGCTGCTATGTCCTCGACCGCAGGCAATCCTAA